ATATCGCTTAAGAACTTTTACAGCAACTTTTCGTTCATCTTCAAGAACACCGCTATAAACAACTCCAAAACCGCCTTCTCCTAGTATTCTTTGGGAATTAAAGTGATCTGTTGCTTTCTCAATCTCACTCAAGCTATAAATTTTGGCCGTCCCGGTGTACGCTGCTAAACTCGAGCTGAACGACATTGATTCTGAACTTTTCCTGCTTCCGACTATCAACGAATCTCCAGTCCCtaaatgagtttcatttgcttcataTCGTTAGGGTGTGTTAGTTTGGCTAATCCAAAACTGATTATCTTAACCGGATAATCAAAAACGATTATTGGTAATGAAATATTCTTACCTGGCAGTTTCCCTCGAGCAGTCGTACGTGTCTGATCGTGATTTTCTGATTGAGAACTGGTAGAACAACATCCACATTTCCACAGGAGAAGCCAAAAGGCTCCAATGAAAACTATAAAAGCTGTGACAGAAGATAAACTAACTACGGCAACGATGCTTTTATCCGGTTTACTATTATTATCCCTTCCATTTTTCGGTATGTCAACTCCAAAAGGCTTTAATGGCTGTCCTTTATTATCGTTCACAAAATTAGGTTGATCGACCGTGACATCATTATTTGAAGGAATCGAAGGCGGAGAAGGCGGAAGCCCTGAAATTAAATCGGAATATAAAACCCAGCAATGTTATATCAAACTTTCAAGCTTTATGGTGGTGTTTGATTTTTACTTTTTTTTGAAGATGTTCTTGTCTATAGATTTTGTAGAGAAGACGTGACCTAAAAGTTTGAAtagtgtttgtttttatgtcttACAAAATAACTTAAATCATTTCTGCAGCTGCAACACTTAGAAGCATATTTCTAACAGgttaagacattattttatcttatatcTTTAGGAAAACAAACAGTCTGCAGTCTGGGTGCACATACATAAGAAGTCTGGGTGCACATACATaagaatataagatataataagatatgtagactgaaaaacaaacaacacctatgTTTTATGCATCAAACTTTCTTTTATCTTTTATACAACAGAAATCAGATATTGCCAGACATTAAACCATTAGAAGTTCTAACTCCAAGATTCATTAGATCTGTATATACTGACAAGTATGAGATTGTGAGTTAGTAAAACCTGGATATCGAACGTCTACAACTCGGTAGGATCCAAATTGAGCTGGGTTGATGAAAACCTTTTTGTTCCAGAACTTTTGATAGATTGTAAATGCAGTGAACGAATCAAAGTTTTGTTGAAGGGGTACTAAGTTGAGAAGAACAATGGTTTCGTCCAGCTGTTCACCAGCTGCATTGGCTCCCATGATTCGAGCTTGACTTACATTGAGTGAAACACTGGTGGCGATTTCATTAGCGAGTTCGGAGACTAAAGGAAAGAACGTATATGGAGAAATAACGAGGCGTAGTTTAACTTCAATTGGCCATACACACGCACAAGGTGATCCAGCTGGCGTATATGTTAATGGTTGTGTGCAAGTCACTGTTGTACAGTCTACAAGTAAAAGTTTGGTATTAGCCCTAAAGATACAAATTCACACATTTCACCTATTTATGTATTTCGCCAAATATAATCAACTCATGTGGCCCAGATAACGATAGTTATAACCACGTTTGTAATAAGATATACGCTTACCTTCGTTAGGTGGTGGTGGAGGTAGCGCAAAAACTGCAGTTGGGGGATCAGCTGTGTTCTTCGTCAACGAGTAGCTTGATGGACTGATTGCAGGCCCTTGAACATTATAACATTTTCATCAAACTAtgtattatgattatatatatataaccacaaaAAGGTTGCTGAAATAATAAAAAGATCGAAACTTTATAAATCTTGCTTACCCAATCGGCTTGTTGGATCAATGGGTGATGGTGCAGGAGCCGAAATAGATGAACCTAGTCAAGATATGATTAAATCTTTAGAAACCTTTAAGTAATGTAGTACTATTTTTGGGATATTTTCAGTATAAGAAAGCTTACCTTTGGGATTGTAAGTTGGTCGTTGAACTTGATATGAGGGTCTTGGTGCAAAATGGCCAAGTTTTGTTCTTTCGTGATGATATTTGTGAAATGAAATGCCAGGAAAACCTCGTTTCATCCATTTTGTTGCATGATGGTTGGAGGGAAAATGTTTAACAGAGCGATCAGGTGGAAAAGATCGATCGCTGGTGGGAGTTAATGCCCGCGGCACACCATGATCTGTAGATATGGTTGCTATCCGATTAGATAGTTTGACTTTGCAGGTTAAACAAGTTAGTTTTTAAGTTTTAGGATCAGTATAGATTTATGTGTAATTAGCAATCGATGAATTCAATATGTAAACTGAAAATTATATGTCTGAATTACAGTAACATAGTTTCTGAGAATCAATATACATCATGTCAATGTTCGATTAGAAAAATTGACTAATTCGACCAGAAAGTTAAGATTGTTGATGTAACCCAATTTATGTTTTATCGACTTCATAGATCATACGAATATACACAATCTTTTCGTCTGTGCAGACAAACTACATTCGAGTTGATGTCACAAGTTTTCGTTTTTTAATCTCAAAAGAGTCAAAATTGCATATATTTATTAGGTACAATATAACCAAAAATACTGTACTTGGGGGTGGTGGAAAAAGCAAGATGGGCTGCATACGTTAGAGTATGACGTTGGATTACTCGGCTCCGAATAAAAAAACCTTACAACTTTAGTATAACCAAAAATAGAGACAAATAGaatacatttaattattaattatccaAGTAAAACAAGTTATAAAAATAATTGATTTAAAAATACAGAGCAACAAAGTCAGTTGTACGATAATAAGGGGATCAATTAAAAGATAAAAGATTTATACTATATATACTATACTATAATACTGTTTTCTAAAATTAAACAATTCACAACATAAAGAATATTAGTTGACTTAATAGCATAAATTCAAAAACAATTCTAACATTGGCCATAATCAGTATTTGAAATTTGataatataaacagttttaaaattagaataaataaaataaatagaaaCTACATGTATAAGAAGAACCTCAAAGATCATAGAATCATAATCAGGTATTCCACTGCCTAACATAAAACATCTAAAGAAATAAAGAATATAAATTTCTTGATGAGATAAAGAAGATAAACAGAAACCAAGTTACCTGCAGATCCAACAACCAAAGAATCATCACAAACAATCAATATCAAGAATGTGATCAAGCTGAGAATCATTTGAAACCCCATCAACAAGCAAAATGAACATGCCAACCATGAAAAGCTTTAATCTTTGATCACCCCACAACCAATCATTGCAATAAACACTTGTACTGTACTGCCCATAGCTTCTGATCAAAAGAAATAAGGGTGGAAAGTGCAAAGTTTATCTAACCAAACTTTGCAGAGCTTAATAGAGCTAGCTATTCTGTCTTTTGACATCAATAAGCAAAGTGTTTTATTTTTTGCCACAGATCATGAACACAAATTTATGGGTTTTATTATTACAGTGGTATGAGAGTAGTACTAATATGAGTGATGAAATGATGAGATATAAAGCAGGAAAGAGATACAAAGTGGGGGCAATTGATATTTGATCAATTTTGAATGCCCCAATGGAAATATGATTAATTGATTATGATTCTTTGTGAGGAATGTTAGTTAAAATCTAGAAGGTTTTTTTAATGGTTATTAACATTTTTAGAGTAAGGGGATATTAAAATTATGATGCATACAatctaaacatatatatatttttttctttttatatatttttagttctTATTTTTGGGTTAAAAATATGCAGGGATTTTAGAGTCATTTTCTCAAAGTTAAGTTTGGTGATCAAAGCTGAAAAGTTGAAACTTGCGTTGAGATACATAGATTcaatttaagttattatatataatttgtttttttttccttttattatCATCTTTTTTCATTCTGCTTTCTGCTCTCGTTTATTAATCCAAATTAGGGTTTGTGTTTATCTTTTTCATTAGTTCAATTTACTGTAATCTTGTGAGAGAACAAGTTCATAATTCATTGAACTTGTTTGTGGGTGTAATCTACTGTGTAAACCTTTTGTGTCTTCATCACAATCGTTTTGATTGTGAGTTTGATTAGTGAAGTATTTGATCTCATATGATTGGAGATTTTGCCTTCTGTGATTGAAGGATTTAATCGTGTGTTTGTTCAATATTCATCTTTCTTTTTTCGGAATGACAATTTTATTAATAAGCTAAAACGGGCTCCTTAGTAAGGCACTGAAGAAACCCAACACCAAAGGTTACATCGTTTTTACATTGGCTTTAAGAGCATTCGTTCCAAGAAACATTTGATTTACCTTTATCTTTCATCCAATTAAAATAAAAGTTACATATCGAATCAAACACCAAACTTTTCTTTGCTTCACGCGTGTTATAGAAAATTTTGTTGCAAAACTTCCAAACGTACCATAAAAGGCAAGAAACGATCACGTAAATCTTGTTCTTCTTATCCGAACTAGCTCGCCATTCTATATGCCAATCGAATCAATTTAACCACGATTCGAAGTTGGGGAACTGCACTTAAGTCCATATACCAACACGACGTCATAATTCCTTAGCAAAAAACACACCCAAAAAGGATATGATCTAACCATTCTACAGGATGCTCGCATAGAATACACCTAATATGTTCGATTTCTAGACCTCTACCGGAGAGATTGAGTTTAGTAGGCAACCTATTAAGAGTCACACACCAAATGAAAATATTTACCTTTCGTGGAAGTAACGGACTTCAAAATGCGGGCTGTTGAATTCGAGGCAGAAGGGCTGAATCTATATAGCCTCGAACATGATTAACGGGATACTCTCCAATGTTTGTTGTTGACCAATAGTAGGAGTCATCCTCCTCGGTTAAAATTACAGTGCCAATTTCCATCTTCATTTGAACCAATAACACATGATTTCTTGATTCCTCTACCGATCGTTTTCATTCCCAAAACCAATCTCCATTGAGAATGCGGCCCACCAACAAACAATCCTCACTAATGTCATTATGGAAAAGACGATCGAGCTTATCTTCTAAGCACTCACTCCCACGCCAATTATCCTTTCAAAAGCGACTCGAACGACGATTACCCACTTTTTTCTTTAACACGTTTCGAGTGAGGATAGCATCCCTTTTATCCTTCCCAAAAAGTGTCACTATAATCGGCCACACACTTGAACCACGTACCCAATCTTCATCTATACGCACTGATGTACCATATATCGAGCGTATAACCTGAGCCCAAAATGAACCCTTATCCAATACATACCTCCAAAGCTATTTAAGTAAGAGTGCGTGATTAAATGCTCGTAAACTTCCAATGCCCAAACCTCCACTATCCAAGGAAGCTAAAGTTTGATCCCATTTCACCCTATTTTTCTTGTGTCGCCTTTGCTACCCAAAAAAATTAGAACGAATACTTTCTAACTCTTTAAGAACGATTTCCAGACATTCGAATAATGAAGAATAATAAATGCCTAAGCTCCTCATCACATATTTGATAAGAGTTAAACGACCCAATCTCTCTTTTTTTTTGAATTATTTTCTCTTTTCTTCGAGTTCCAACAAGATAAAGACTTACGAAAACGACCAATAAGATCCTTCTAATAAAATATTCATCTTAATTGAGTAatgtattatttatttatacatacaaGTCCTTGGTTAATGCTTAAATAAATATGATTAATCTATAGTttttattaaaatcctataatgatgatatcattattaggctaattcatttgttaagaaaaaaattaaaaaatctaagcccttaaggtaatgtcattaatctaattaatgactaattaaattaaattaaatctacttatttatttatttcatgatTTTCGAGGAAAAAATTCactctcattaattattattattattattattattattattattataattattattattattattattattattattattattattattattattattattattattattattattattattattattattattattattattattattattcaaatttaaatatgagttctctttacgagattaatcaCGTTATACATGTATacgaaatacacgtctcaataaaaggttttaatgtaggcttttattgtgacaacccggaaatttccgaacaaatttaaacttaatctttatatgtttccgacacgataagcaaagtctgtaatgttgaaatctcaaaaactttgaactatgtttatgtattcatttacccttcgactgctctcgatgattcacgaacaattatgtgtaaatagatatgtatgaatatatacatatgtgtggttattaaattgagaaatattaataaaacatttaacggtttggttgatatgaaaataagatatgaaattattatatgacttgaaaacgttaacaaagtacttgatgaataataatttacataaacgtattagtttcaatatatgtttatccacggaaattaaaagataaaatcaaatgattgaattatcagatacattgtgattatgattatgagtctctgttatgaggtccactatgatttaagaaatctatttttttttgacaacattcggaaaatggtaaagtgaattacaagtaagaacaaatgtgtcaattaacgagaactagaaaaggattagtggagatttctgtttgatttccaattcttACTTTACGATATTTTTccccgtgactttgataagataattattataacttccattttgtttaatgtgaaagtaagaatgtGTAGTATAAatgacttagatgttggatattgacaagttaaggaAATCAACGTTGTACATTAATCGATTTCATAAATTCAatcaacctttggactttatcttatGCTTCACTAACAAACGATGATTTtgaaacttgaaacctgttatgtgtcatatatgattttacttttataaaacatattatgatataacgattttcattattttaaacttttaacaaaatggttcttaaatataattagttttggaaaacaaagttatcatatttatttgaattagtttcaaacatacaaaaacgctttcggtttaaaaagaactttattattaaaacattttacAAGATAATCGATTTATTAATTTGGAGGAACTTAATTAAAAGATttgtattatgaatatatatatatatatatatatatatatatatatatatatatatatatatattatttcaaaaacgtaaacgtgttaTGACATAATATCTTCTATTATAAAGGAACTTTGAAGTATAATTATGTTtgaaaaaataaatattatattattaactaaatatctctaatatatatatatatata
This genomic window from Rutidosis leptorrhynchoides isolate AG116_Rl617_1_P2 chromosome 2, CSIRO_AGI_Rlap_v1, whole genome shotgun sequence contains:
- the LOC139892716 gene encoding receptor-like serine/threonine-protein kinase ALE2 isoform X1, which translates into the protein MGFQMILSLITFLILIVCDDSLVVGSADHGVPRALTPTSDRSFPPDRSVKHFPSNHHATKWMKRGFPGISFHKYHHERTKLGHFAPRPSYQVQRPTYNPKGSSISAPAPSPIDPTSRLGPAISPSSYSLTKNTADPPTAVFALPPPPPNEDCTTVTCTQPLTYTPAGSPCACVWPIEVKLRLVISPYTFFPLVSELANEIATSVSLNVSQARIMGANAAGEQLDETIVLLNLVPLQQNFDSFTAFTIYQKFWNKKVFINPAQFGSYRVVDVRYPGLPPSPPSIPSNNDVTVDQPNFVNDNKGQPLKPFGVDIPKNGRDNNSKPDKSIVAVVSLSSVTAFIVFIGAFWLLLWKCGCCSTSSQSENHDQTRTTARGKLPANETHLGTGDSLIVGSRKSSESMSFSSSLAAYTGTAKIYSLSEIEKATDHFNSQRILGEGGFGVVYSGVLEDERKVAVKVLKRYDRQGGREFLAEVEMLSRLHHRNLVKLFGICTDDQFRCLVYELVPNGSVESHLHGADKINRLSWCARMKIALGAARGLAYLHEDSSPRVIHRDFKSSNILLENDFTPKVSDFGLAKTALDGHKHISTHVMGTFGYLAPEYAMTGHLLVKSDVYSYGVVLLELLTGRKPVDLLQPPGQENLVAWARPMLTNKEALESIIDPEIMMSNTPFDSILKVAAITSMCVQPEVSHRPFMGEVVQALKLVCNEFDEIRETTSRSCSLDEDLDFEMMDQSEIHHRMSSGYEYDTHVGLSTRDLSTIENEGGLESDSFRRQFNSAPLKMGKKKKFWQRLRGLSRGSMSDHEHEHGHGFSSNL
- the LOC139892716 gene encoding receptor-like serine/threonine-protein kinase ALE2 isoform X2, producing the protein MGFQMILSLITFLILIVCDDSLVVGSADHGVPRALTPTSDRSFPPDRSVKHFPSNHHATKWMKRGFPGISFHKYHHERTKLGHFAPRPSYQVQRPTYNPKGSSISAPAPSPIDPTSRLGPAISPSSYSLTKNTADPPTAVFALPPPPPNEDCTTVTCTQPLTYTPAGSPCACVWPIEVKLRLVISPYTFFPLVSELANEIATSVSLNVSQARIMGANAAGEQLDETIVLLNLVPLQQNFDSFTAFTIYQKFWNKKVFINPAQFGSYRVVDVRYPGLPPSPPSIPSNNDVTVDQPNFVNDNKGQPLKPFGVDIPKNGRDNNSKPDKSIVAVVSLSSVTAFIVFIGAFWLLLWKCGCCSTSSQSENHDQTRTTARGKLPGTGDSLIVGSRKSSESMSFSSSLAAYTGTAKIYSLSEIEKATDHFNSQRILGEGGFGVVYSGVLEDERKVAVKVLKRYDRQGGREFLAEVEMLSRLHHRNLVKLFGICTDDQFRCLVYELVPNGSVESHLHGADKINRLSWCARMKIALGAARGLAYLHEDSSPRVIHRDFKSSNILLENDFTPKVSDFGLAKTALDGHKHISTHVMGTFGYLAPEYAMTGHLLVKSDVYSYGVVLLELLTGRKPVDLLQPPGQENLVAWARPMLTNKEALESIIDPEIMMSNTPFDSILKVAAITSMCVQPEVSHRPFMGEVVQALKLVCNEFDEIRETTSRSCSLDEDLDFEMMDQSEIHHRMSSGYEYDTHVGLSTRDLSTIENEGGLESDSFRRQFNSAPLKMGKKKKFWQRLRGLSRGSMSDHEHEHGHGFSSNL